In Halictus rubicundus isolate RS-2024b chromosome 1, iyHalRubi1_principal, whole genome shotgun sequence, the sequence CTTAACGATGCTAGTGCGACTAGCCGAGGGCCATGAAAGGTTTGTTTTATGACAGTGCGCAGAGTGCTGCGCGAATAGAATATGTAGATTGCAAGGTTTAACGATACCATATGTGTTAgatcagtgcaaaagttcgtgtccGTTCGTTTGCTGTACTTTAATacgaaatcgggcacgaacttttgcactgacctaatagaTGACAATTGTTTTCTTACCGAGTTCATTTCCAATTGCAGAAGAATCGAAGCTTCTCTTCTAGAGCACATGGCTCTCTTGGAGGGGATGTTGGACCGGCTGCGATACTTCTGCATAGAATCCGGCAATCTATACTCGCAGAACAAAGGGGCGCAGCTTCCGGAGCGACTTTACAAATCTTCCTTCAAATTCGTTGTTTCGTTACTACGTTTACTTACCAATGTTAACGCGAGACATCACGTGCGCACGCCGTTATTATGGCACGACGTACTGCTCAACTCGGTTAGAATAGAGCACAAGATGGACACGTTGAATTACAACTTGCAGCGAATGTGTCAGTTGCTCGAACAAATCGACACAAAGTCGACCAACTTGTGAGTGTACCCGAAGATAAAGAATCGCGTCTCGCTGTCGATCGACCAGTTCTAACAACAATGTGTTCCAGCTTTTTGAGTACCGTTGTGACTGCTGTTTTAACATATCACCTTGGATGGATATACACTGCACTGCCTATTCATGACCGACAATTGGTAACTACATAGCTCGATAACTACCCGGGGCTATAATTTTCGACCCCCTTATTAGCGAATCGTATCATTACCGCTTATTGTTTCATTGAGGAGGATGGTACATCGGTGATATTTCTTTCAGATGGAAAAAATGGGTACTTGGTACCCTTGTAATCCTCTATGGGCTCAGCTGGGGGACTTGTACGGCGCACTGGGCAATCCCATAAAAGCAGCGCACACCGTGATCGCGGGGGATCCTCAGAAAGTCGAGCTGATCAACTCTGTACTGTCGTTCTTGACGTATTTCATCCGCAGCGGGATCGTACAGAAACGTCCGGAGTATTTCTGCACAACCGAAGACGACATCCAAGAAGCCGCGAATCTTCTGGAACAAGCGAGACTAAAGCGTCCGCATTTATTTCACACGAAAGCACCGTGCTCCGACCGAGGCATTTCCAGGCGCGCCGCACTCGCGTCTCCTCGCAAAAAGATCCCCGTGCAGGAACGTCCATGCGACGCAGAGAGCAGCAACGCTGCGACACACCGCTCGTACGCGCGGTGCACCATGGACAGATTAAGGGCGGATGGTTCCGTTAGCCCCCTAAAGCGTACCACCACCATGGGCTCGAACCTCGACGCGTTCATGTTAAAGCCGGTCGAGCTGGAGAGAGAAACGAAATATCTTCCAAAAGAAGTTCCTTGCAGCGACGGTGAGAATGAAAACAGCGTTGCGGACGAGAAGACTTGTGCTTCCGGTAAAGTGAAAATTATAGTAAGTTGTAGCGCCTCGCAGGACGCTGACACGACCAAGACTGATGCCCAACATTGTCCCGAGTTTTCGTTGCGCAACATCGAGAAGAAACTAGAAGACGACGATACAGAGGAATCGTTCGCGAACTTTAAGTCCAGCACGTTTCAGGGATACAACGATGCGTCGATCGACACGCTGAAATTATACTCTAGCAGGCCGGATTTCGAATCGGGCCAGACCATGGCCGAGGAGATGAAAAATTCTCAAGTCTTCTTCATGCTGGGCGACGAGGAGAAGTCTGCGAAAATGTTGTCACGCACACGGCTCGATCACAGCTGCCAGTGCTCGTACATGTTCACCAGAGTGCCGAGCACATCCGCGCAATTGCCCGAAGGTGTACTGAGGAAAATTATTCAGAGAAATTTCCCGGAGTCCTCTAAGAGTATACAAACGTCGCCCGGTGCACCTTCCGGTATGACGGCGAGATTTTGTAAGAGATGCAACGGTCACGGTTACGTGTCCTCTCAGAATTTTGACAGTAGCAAACAGGTCTTGGAAACGCCCACCAACGCCACCGAGGTCTTGCGTACTTGCGGTGGCAGCGGGGGCGACGGAAACGTAGGATTGTCGAGGTCAAATAGTTTGGAAGCTTTGATGGAAGCCAGCAGTGTCGTGGAATTGCCCATGCCACGGTTAGTTTGCAGATAACTCGATAGCAACACTGTTTGCCAATCGCATAAAAGGGTATAGCCTTGTGGTAGGGATACCGACTTCAAACTTGCCACACAGGGTTTCCTTTGGGGGCCCTATCGAACGGTATGATGAAAGATTTATTTGGTTTCGGGGGTACAATTTCATcaccttatccggctatactcTTCGCAGTCGTGCATCGGGGCCGAAGCTAAACGCTCGCTGTTTCAATTTCAGGTCGAAGAAGATGAAAAAGACTGATTTGAGGCAGGATACGGGATTCACGAACACGCTCATGCAGAACAGGATAAAGAGCGAAGTGTCCCACGGGACAAGTAACACCGAGGCAGGGTACACGTGGGGTTTAGTTTTACAAGGTCTGCCGAAGAAGAagcgaaggaaaaagaaaacgttCAGACAAAAAGGAAACAACAgcgaggttgagacagagagcgAATGGTGGTACTACCTACGGGAAGAATGTCTCGCTGGTGTTCGTTTTCCGACCATCGACCAACCAATCACCGAATCACTCTGTATTTTAGCTGATTTAGATACTTGGCACGTTGGAATCATATCGAACAACACGCCATCGCATTCGGCACCGTTGCCAGTGGGCATGTCGCGACTTGTTTCCGACATGTTGGAGGGTTTTGCTTACGTATGGCGGAAATATCATTCAACGTCACATGTAAGGATACTGTAATGTGTGAGAAGATGACCTTGTTCTACAGTGAAACGTAATTTGTAAATCTAATTTCAGTGTGTGGGTATTCTGGAGGCAAAGCTGAGGGAGATGTGGCTAAAGAGCGAGGCGTTGGCCGAGATGTTGATGGCAACAGAACTTTGCGATGCCAGTGTTGCTAACCTCTCGAACGCACTTGACCTCGATGCAGCAGATATACCGCTTTTACTCGCAGTTGCGACCTCTCATTCACCAGAGATAGCACAAAGATTTGGTCTGACGCTTGCTTGACTACGTTTCACGACTCTTGTTAtcactctttttctttttcgacgtGAACACGCCGGTTCTGTCTCGTACAATGAAAACTGCAAAACGTGTTTCATTATCTGcatcatttgtttcaataagtCAAATATgccaagaaatttttattcgtttcacTTTTCTTTTTTGAACGAGCGACGCTTCCGCGAATTCTATTTATTAAATGATAGTCAAAGGTTTTTGCATTTGCATTTAAATGTTAGAACTTgtgtatatattttataatgttcACGTGCAATAACTGATTCGTTTCTCTTTTTGTTCTTGGACGTTGAAacactttttttttagaaattctcATTTTATGGAACATATGGCAGTTCAGTTTGTTCGAATAATGATAAAACGTTTTACTGTATAAAAATGCGGCGCATAGTTTTGTTATAGATTGTAACCACTCAGTcacatatttaaaattttaagcaTAATTTAACACGTAGCGTAATTAGTTGTTTTTTTACACGTCATGTAAGTATTCGATTTTACGCACTCCGCAAGGATGGACAATAATAaagcataaaatcatttttatactCGAACGTATTACAGTTTTTCGTCTCAGCGTCTCCACTATACCTTCCGCAACGAATCGGCAATTTTCGAATTCAATTGCGAGACACGGTGGTATTCATAACGAATCAAgtgttttttaataaatattttattagcgTTTTCAGGAAGTCTAGCCTTGTTTAACAACCGTACTctcgtatatatatattagccGTTGCAATAAATAACGTGTCCTGTATGGTTTCAACATTAAACGAAGACTGTTTTTCTCCTGACGAAAGCAGATCAATTTTATTTACGAACCACAATGGAAAGTATTAAAAAGGAAAGAAACGTTAAACAAATCGAGCGCTAATAGTTCAGAGAATCGTAGAAAATGTTAGAAGCCGAACGACAATTGAAAATAGTGACTGGCGGAACGCGATTGATGAAATATTTGCAAAGTGCAGTATACGTATAAAACTCTCGTTCATTCTCTTATTGATTTGTATTCACAATGTCATCAATCTTCAATATACTGCGAACAGTTTCCGATGCGAGCTTAATGGCGCTCATAGATACTAAGACCGGTTGAATTACGTTCTCGTCTATAATATTTGTAATGGCGCCCTTTCTTACATTGATACCTGCAGTTTGTTCACCTTTGGCGTGTCGGTTCCGAAGTTCCGTGACGGTTGCGATAGGATTCAATCCTGCATTTTCTGCCAGCGTTGACGGAATTATCTGGAGCATTCACGTTCGTTTGATTATGGTAATCATTCAGTTTTCAcaatatcaaaaatattttaaaagattgTTCGATATCGccacaacatattaaaaaatcatcgaaatcggcaAAGTGGTAGCGATATCGATAATTACGAATAGTTCTTCGATAGTATTCACCTCAAATGCATCAGCAAATGATTTCACGCAGTAAGCATGAACATCCCTCAAGCTTTGCGCGTATTCTGCCAGTTTTAACGCAATCTCGATCTCGGACGCTCCACCTCCAGGAATCAGAGTTTGGTGCTTAACTAAACAACGGATCACGCACAACGCGTCGTGCAATGATCGTCCTGCTTCCTCCAACACCAATTTGTTGCTGCCTCGGACGAGAATGGTTACCGTAGGTCCTTGATTCTGGATTTTAGTGACCTGTAAGGGAAAATATCTTTGTATTATCTAGATCTCTAGGAACCAATCTTTCTCGATTGTGTGCTGACCTTAACAAATTTCGAGTTTCCGGTCTGTACTTCCTCGCACAGTTCTGCGTTAACAAGATTCTCGGCCACAAAGTGATCCACAGACGCGATCGGTTTGCAACCCAACGTCTTGCAAATGAACGGAATATCCTCGCGCTCGATGTCTTTGATCACCATAACTTTGATTTTATCTAAAAAGTGTATGGCTAGATCGCTGACAGCGTCGCGGAGAATTGATTTTTGTACCAGCAACACATTGCAACCGGACTTTTTGATTTGTTTCACGATGTTCAATATGTAAGCCCTTTCTTCTTTCAAGACGCGATCCATCGCCGCGTAGTCGGAGACGACGACATTGTGATCCATCTGAAGTAACAGGGTCAATCAGtcatgaaattttttaacgagaaACAATGAGATAAAATTTTCGGTCGCTGAATCGCTTACATCCGTTTTAGGCGGAGAAATGCAGAACTGAATTAAACCTATTTTCGCCTTTTCAATACGTTTCGGTCCATTCACGTTGCAAGACTTCTGTGTGAACAGCAGTCCTTCTACCAGCTCTGTATCTTCAACGGTGCCACCCAATTTCTTAATTACTTTTATGTTCTGTAAATAGAAACGAGAAcacaattatacatatttcatTTCTATCATTCAGCGTGGAAGATCAATGGGCTTACATTAAGATCGACATTGTTCTTCGAATCCTTAGCGAGCTTTAATACTGCATCCACAGCCAGCGGTGCCAGAAGACTCGACTGCTGAAACACTACCTAAGAGGGAAAATCAACTATTAGTCTATTATAATTCGGTAATTGAACGGCTATCTAGTAAAAAGGCGTATGTTGTACTTCGTGAAATTTATAAGACAATTCGTTGCTCACTGCAGCTCTGAAAGCATCGGCTAGTGTAACATATGTTCTTCGTCCaccttgaaaaatgaaaatttcatttattacacTAGTTGGTTCTCTCATTGCTGTATCGAGCAACGAATTACTTTGACGTCTTCCTGTAAATTTTATGAAATGCAACATACGCCCTGCTTCTAGACACCTACTCAATTAACCCTCTTTTCAAGTGCAAAGAATTAAAATCTAGAGCATCGCCTCTCAATAGCTGCTGCCCTAAACGAGAAAAGCGAT encodes:
- the LOC143359607 gene encoding folliculin-interacting protein 2 — translated: MMPLLDKLFPSRRSCKNNVQTFVASNVGSQEDDRDSALCLGTGEVRILLFRECEARGRKLLFDSLSLEKQRRKSKSAAYDLKNNASPPADPINFREKTAEDDVSLLSEMVFGTVAMTYKGSSFKIHSMHSPPCIMCTKVFPATEHNVYKPSEKVSDEGLGRSMNLDSNSSMRTLLSQPSTGNLSGPELTAAPRKNSTCSSTGSGWDIDIPPPMGSSQSLESSGSSGIGSLSSLRRRWLRVVSTSLVRSDSDDAFGMQWNENASDNRDNHGKRHKTRLGLTMLVRLAEGHERRIEASLLEHMALLEGMLDRLRYFCIESGNLYSQNKGAQLPERLYKSSFKFVVSLLRLLTNVNARHHVRTPLLWHDVLLNSVRIEHKMDTLNYNLQRMCQLLEQIDTKSTNFFLSTVVTAVLTYHLGWIYTALPIHDRQLMEKMGTWYPCNPLWAQLGDLYGALGNPIKAAHTVIAGDPQKVELINSVLSFLTYFIRSGIVQKRPEYFCTTEDDIQEAANLLEQARLKRPHLFHTKAPCSDRGISRRAALASPRKKIPVQERPCDAESSNAATHRSYARCTMDRLRADGSVSPLKRTTTMGSNLDAFMLKPVELERETKYLPKEVPCSDGENENSVADEKTCASGKVKIIVSCSASQDADTTKTDAQHCPEFSLRNIEKKLEDDDTEESFANFKSSTFQGYNDASIDTLKLYSSRPDFESGQTMAEEMKNSQVFFMLGDEEKSAKMLSRTRLDHSCQCSYMFTRVPSTSAQLPEGVLRKIIQRNFPESSKSIQTSPGAPSGMTARFCKRCNGHGYVSSQNFDSSKQVLETPTNATEVLRTCGGSGGDGNVGLSRSNSLEALMEASSVVELPMPRSKKMKKTDLRQDTGFTNTLMQNRIKSEVSHGTSNTEAGYTWGLVLQGLPKKKRRKKKTFRQKGNNSEVETESEWWYYLREECLAGVRFPTIDQPITESLCILADLDTWHVGIISNNTPSHSAPLPVGMSRLVSDMLEGFAYVWRKYHSTSHCVGILEAKLREMWLKSEALAEMLMATELCDASVANLSNALDLDAADIPLLLAVATSHSPEIAQRFGLTLA
- the Cct4 gene encoding chaperonin containing TCP1 subunit 4 encodes the protein MTTRTSGDGQSALGKAYKDKSKPADIRSSNIHAAKAVSDAIRTSLGPKGMDKMIQAANGEVTITNDGATILKEMNVMHPAAKMLVELSKAQDIEAGDGTTSVVVLAGSFLEAAERLLQKGIHPTIISDAFEIAASKADSVLRKMSIPVSLMDKQSLVRAAATSLNSKVVFQQSSLLAPLAVDAVLKLAKDSKNNVDLNNIKVIKKLGGTVEDTELVEGLLFTQKSCNVNGPKRIEKAKIGLIQFCISPPKTDMDHNVVVSDYAAMDRVLKEERAYILNIVKQIKKSGCNVLLVQKSILRDAVSDLAIHFLDKIKVMVIKDIEREDIPFICKTLGCKPIASVDHFVAENLVNAELCEEVQTGNSKFVKVTKIQNQGPTVTILVRGSNKLVLEEAGRSLHDALCVIRCLVKHQTLIPGGGASEIEIALKLAEYAQSLRDVHAYCVKSFADAFEIIPSTLAENAGLNPIATVTELRNRHAKGEQTAGINVRKGAITNIIDENVIQPVLVSMSAIKLASETVRSILKIDDIVNTNQ